The following proteins are encoded in a genomic region of Primulina huaijiensis isolate GDHJ02 chromosome 3, ASM1229523v2, whole genome shotgun sequence:
- the LOC140974081 gene encoding uncharacterized protein has protein sequence MVSTRSRGKSDANPLTEEDGGGKGGEYEESRAQRIKENTERMKSLGIFELSKNLKPYKTPPLRAIKAPRPLSTDPPRRSSRLKDMPRVMYKDERHPKKEKLVVESVEICIPEGENPEVYTEEDEKLLGDSVAKWTLYVDGYDEDGQRIYDHVEGKSCHQCRQKTLGHHTECSKCKMVTGQFCGDCLYTRYGEHVLEVNANSNWICPVCRGICNCSRCRRDKGWAPTNSIYRKVTSLGYKSVAHYLIHNRRGSASVEVPSLSENQVFSDGNEETSSGEDDIELDGSNMS, from the exons ATGGTGAGCACTCGTAGCAGAGGGAAAAGTGACGCCAACCCACTCACGGAAGAAGATGGAGGTGGAAAAGGAGGGGAATACGAGGAGTCTCGAGCCCAAAGAATCAAGGAGAACACCGAGAGAATGAAGAGCCTCGGCATTTTCGAGCTCTCCAAGAACCTCAAGCCGTACAAGACGCCTCCTCTGCGCGCGATCAAGGCCCCACGGCCTTTGTCTACTGATCCTCCCAGGCGCTCGTCGCG GTTGAAAGATATGCCTCGAGTGATGTACAAAGACGAGAGACACCCGAAGAAGGAGAAGCTTGTAGTTGAGAGTGTGGAAATTTGTATACCAGAAGGCGAAAACCCTGAAGTTTACACAGAGGAGGACGAGAAGCTGTTGGGGGATTCTGTGGCCAAGTGGACTCTCTATGTTGATGGGTACGATGAAGACGGGCAGCGCATATATGATCATGTTGAGGGAAAGAGTTGCCATCAGTGCAG GCAAAAAACTCTGGGACACCACACTGAATGTAGCAAGTGCAAGATGGTCACCGGACAGTTCTGTGGAGATTGTCTTTACACGAG GTATGGGGAGCATGTACTTGAAGTGAATGCAAACTCAAATTGGATATGTCCGGTTTGTCGTGGAATATGCAATTGTAGTCGCTGCAGAAGAGATAAAGGATGGGCTCCTACTAATTCAATCTACAGGAAG GTGACGAGTCTTGGTTACAAATCAGTGGCACATTATCTCATCCACAATCGTCGTGGGTCTGCAAGTGTTGAAGTTCCTTCGTTAAGTGAAAATCAAGTTTTTTCGGATGGAAACGAAGAAACCTCATCCGGTGAAGATGATATCGAACTGGATGGTTCTAATATGTCCTAG